A stretch of the Streptomyces ortus genome encodes the following:
- a CDS encoding LacI family DNA-binding transcriptional regulator, translated as MTTRLADIAAQAGVSEATVSRVLNGKPGVAATTRQSVLAALDVLGYERPVRLRQRSEGLVGLITPELENPIFPALAQVIGQALTRQGYTPVLATQTPGGSTEDELTEMLVDRGVAGIIFVSGLHADTSADMQRYEQLRGRGVPFVLIDGFSPKVQAPFISPDDRAAMALAVTHLVSLGHTRIGLALGPKRFVPVQRKIEGFVRTMQDLLGLATADIEERLVQHSLYTLEGGQAATAALIDRDCTAIVCASDMMALGAIRTARQRGLEVPDDISVVGFDDSPLIAFTDPPLTTVRKPVPAMGQAAVRTLLEEIGGTPAPHSEFVFMPELVVRGSTASSPGDRNRARGTT; from the coding sequence GTGACCACACGGCTTGCCGACATCGCAGCGCAGGCGGGGGTGAGCGAAGCGACCGTCAGCCGGGTCCTGAACGGGAAGCCGGGCGTCGCCGCCACCACCCGCCAGTCCGTACTCGCCGCGCTCGACGTGCTCGGCTACGAGCGGCCCGTCCGGCTGCGCCAGCGCAGCGAGGGGCTCGTCGGGCTGATAACCCCGGAGCTGGAGAACCCCATATTCCCGGCCCTGGCCCAGGTCATCGGCCAGGCGCTGACCCGGCAGGGCTACACACCGGTTCTGGCGACCCAGACGCCGGGCGGCTCCACCGAGGACGAACTGACCGAGATGCTGGTCGACCGGGGGGTCGCCGGCATCATCTTCGTCTCCGGACTGCACGCGGACACCTCGGCGGACATGCAGCGCTACGAGCAACTGCGCGGGCGGGGAGTGCCGTTCGTCCTCATCGACGGTTTCTCGCCGAAGGTGCAGGCACCCTTCATCTCACCGGACGACCGGGCGGCGATGGCCCTGGCGGTCACCCATCTCGTCTCGCTCGGCCACACCCGGATCGGCCTCGCACTCGGCCCCAAGCGGTTCGTGCCGGTGCAGCGCAAGATCGAGGGCTTCGTCCGCACGATGCAGGACCTGCTGGGTCTGGCCACCGCCGACATCGAGGAGCGCCTGGTCCAGCACTCGCTGTACACGCTGGAGGGCGGCCAGGCGGCCACGGCGGCGCTCATCGACCGTGACTGCACGGCGATCGTCTGCGCGAGCGACATGATGGCACTGGGTGCCATACGGACGGCGCGGCAGCGCGGCCTCGAAGTCCCGGACGACATCTCCGTCGTCGGCTTCGACGACTCCCCGCTGATCGCCTTCACCGACCCGCCCCTGACCACGGTCCGCAAGCCGGTCCCGGCGATGGGCCAGGCCGCGGTGCGGACGCTGCTGGAGGAGATCGGCGGGACCCCGGCGCCGCACAGCGAGTTCGTGTTCATGCCGGAGCTGGTGGTCCGGGGCTCGACGGCCTCGTCACCAGGGGACCGCAACCGCGCCAGGGGCACCACCTAG
- a CDS encoding phosphatase PAP2 family protein, with the protein MGESTVTTLEGQEQAPPQPVADEAHVSAGHRLLRRLRTPRRPRLWFEILLIGVSYWTYSLIRNAVPEQRGQALANADWLWRVEHHLGIAVEESVNHAVNSVTWLIVGMNYYYATLHFVVTIGVLVWLYRSHPGRYAATRTVVFATTGVALVGYYLCPLAPPRLMTGNDFIDTVVVHQTWGSMASGDLKSVSNQYAAMPSMHIGWSLWCGLTIFALASVPWVRVLGLLYPVATLVVIVATANHFWLDAVGGMACLAFGYLVARLWYGSLPYTLPQQVPQKVPPKVPPKDPPEA; encoded by the coding sequence ATGGGTGAGAGCACCGTGACGACACTGGAAGGCCAGGAGCAGGCCCCTCCACAGCCCGTCGCGGACGAGGCGCACGTCAGCGCGGGACACCGTCTCCTGCGAAGGCTGCGTACGCCCCGCCGCCCCCGGCTCTGGTTCGAGATCCTGCTCATCGGGGTGAGTTACTGGACGTACTCACTGATCCGCAACGCGGTCCCCGAGCAGCGGGGCCAGGCGCTGGCGAACGCCGACTGGCTCTGGCGGGTGGAACACCACCTCGGCATCGCCGTCGAGGAGTCGGTCAACCACGCCGTGAACTCGGTGACTTGGCTGATCGTCGGCATGAACTACTACTACGCGACCCTGCACTTCGTGGTGACCATCGGCGTCCTGGTGTGGCTCTACCGCAGCCACCCGGGCCGGTACGCGGCCACCCGCACGGTCGTCTTCGCCACCACGGGTGTGGCCCTGGTCGGCTACTACCTGTGTCCGCTGGCCCCGCCGCGCCTGATGACGGGCAACGACTTCATCGACACGGTCGTGGTCCACCAGACCTGGGGCTCGATGGCCTCCGGCGACCTGAAGAGCGTGTCGAACCAGTACGCCGCGATGCCGTCCATGCACATCGGCTGGTCCCTGTGGTGCGGCCTCACGATCTTCGCCCTGGCCTCGGTCCCCTGGGTCCGCGTCCTCGGCCTGCTCTACCCGGTGGCGACCCTGGTGGTCATCGTCGCCACGGCCAACCACTTCTGGCTGGACGCGGTGGGCGGCATGGCCTGCCTGGCGTTCGGCTACCTGGTGGCGAGGCTCTGGTACGGATCACTGCCGTACACGCTGCCGCAGCAGGTTCCACAGAAGGTTCCACCGAAGGTCCCGCCGAAGGATCCGCCCGAAGCGTGA
- a CDS encoding bifunctional [glutamine synthetase] adenylyltransferase/[glutamine synthetase]-adenylyl-L-tyrosine phosphorylase, with protein sequence MTVPGRRSSTFSRLLRHGFTDPSAAERLLDSPQLAAVTDDPVLLDALGATADPDLALLGLVRIVEAQENDAGRRELLDTLIAAKPLRDRLLGVLGASDALGDHLARHPLDWQALVTYEAQDLHPGVTEFEHGLAEADDPVSLRIAYRRCLLSIAARDVCGTTDVTQAAAELADLATATLRAALSLAQAAAPEDADMCRLAVIAMGKCGGHELNYVSDVDVIFVGEPAEGTDPADEDKAMRAATRLAAHLMRICSETTVEGSIWPVDANLRPEGRNGPLVRTLSSHLAYYQRWAKTWEFQALLKARAVAGDVELGQEYVATLAPLVWQVAERENFVTDVQKMRRRVVENIPAAEIERELKLGPGGLRDVEFAVQMLQLVHGRVDTSLRSGTTLDALKALAAGGYVGRVDAVQFDEAYRFLRSMEHRIQLFRLRRTHLVPEDDADLRRIGRSLGLRTDPVRALNREWKRHAGVVRRLHEKLFYRPLLDAVAQLAPGESRLSPVAARERLVALGYADPAAALRHLEALASGVSRKAAIQRTLLPVLLGWFADSADPDAGLLNFRKVSDALGKTPWYLRLLRDEGAAAENLARVLSAGRLAPDLLLRAPEAVALLGNGSGGGLVSRTRAHLEQEILSAVGRAGKGEAAVTAARGVRRRELFRTAAIDIVGSYGTEETPANADQGALVDLVGGAISDLTAATIAGTLRAVVRDGWGETLPTRFTVIGMGRFGGHEMGYGSDADVLFVHEPREGVGDEEAARAANTVVSEMRRLLQIPSADPPLLIDADLRPEGKSGPLVRTLKSYEAYYRRWSLGWESQALLRAEVVAGDEELGRRFLDLADPLRYPAEGLGEDAVREIRRLKARMETERMPRGADPTLHTKLGRGGLSDVEWTVQLTQLRHGWAEPGLRTTRTREALAAACAAELISGEDAATLDEAWVLATRVRNAVMLVRGRAGDTFPSDGRELAAVGRYLGYGPGHVGDMLDDYRRTTRRARAVVDELFYGTH encoded by the coding sequence ATGACGGTGCCGGGGCGCAGGAGCAGTACCTTCTCTCGGCTGCTGCGGCACGGTTTCACCGATCCGTCGGCCGCCGAGCGGCTGCTCGACAGCCCGCAGCTCGCGGCCGTGACGGACGACCCGGTGCTGCTCGACGCGCTCGGCGCCACCGCCGACCCGGATCTGGCCCTGCTCGGGCTCGTCCGGATCGTCGAGGCGCAGGAGAACGACGCGGGGCGGCGCGAGCTCCTCGACACGCTGATCGCGGCCAAACCGCTGCGCGACCGGCTGCTCGGGGTGCTCGGCGCCTCCGACGCGCTCGGCGACCACCTCGCGCGCCACCCGCTCGACTGGCAGGCCCTCGTCACGTACGAGGCGCAGGACCTGCATCCCGGCGTCACGGAGTTCGAACACGGGCTCGCCGAGGCGGACGACCCCGTGTCGCTGCGGATCGCCTACCGGCGCTGCCTGCTGTCCATCGCCGCCCGTGACGTGTGCGGGACGACCGACGTCACACAGGCGGCGGCCGAGCTCGCCGACCTCGCGACCGCCACCCTGCGCGCCGCGCTCTCCCTCGCCCAGGCCGCCGCGCCCGAGGACGCCGACATGTGCCGGCTCGCGGTGATCGCGATGGGCAAGTGCGGCGGCCATGAACTGAACTACGTGTCGGACGTCGACGTCATCTTCGTCGGGGAACCCGCGGAGGGCACCGACCCGGCCGACGAGGACAAGGCGATGCGGGCCGCCACCCGGCTCGCGGCCCATCTGATGCGGATCTGCTCGGAGACCACCGTCGAGGGGTCCATCTGGCCCGTCGACGCCAATCTGCGGCCCGAGGGACGCAACGGCCCGCTCGTGCGCACGCTCAGCAGCCATCTCGCCTACTACCAGCGCTGGGCCAAGACGTGGGAGTTCCAGGCCCTGTTGAAGGCGCGGGCCGTCGCGGGGGACGTCGAACTGGGGCAGGAGTACGTCGCCACGCTGGCCCCCCTCGTCTGGCAGGTCGCCGAGCGGGAGAACTTCGTCACCGACGTGCAGAAGATGCGGCGGCGCGTCGTCGAGAACATCCCGGCCGCCGAGATCGAGCGGGAACTGAAACTCGGACCCGGCGGACTGCGGGACGTCGAATTCGCCGTACAGATGCTCCAGTTGGTGCACGGACGGGTCGACACGTCGCTGCGCAGCGGGACCACCCTCGACGCCCTGAAGGCACTGGCGGCGGGCGGGTACGTGGGACGCGTCGACGCGGTGCAGTTCGACGAGGCGTACCGCTTCCTGCGGTCCATGGAGCACCGCATACAGCTCTTCCGGCTGCGGCGCACCCACCTCGTGCCCGAGGACGACGCCGATCTGCGGCGCATCGGACGCTCGCTCGGGCTGCGGACCGACCCGGTCAGGGCACTGAACCGCGAGTGGAAGCGGCACGCCGGAGTGGTGCGGCGGCTGCACGAGAAGCTGTTCTACCGGCCGCTGCTCGACGCCGTCGCCCAACTCGCGCCCGGCGAGAGCCGGTTGAGTCCGGTGGCGGCCCGGGAGCGGCTGGTCGCCCTCGGGTACGCGGATCCGGCCGCGGCGCTGCGCCACCTGGAGGCGCTGGCCTCCGGCGTCTCCCGCAAGGCCGCCATCCAACGCACGCTGCTGCCCGTCCTGTTGGGCTGGTTCGCCGACTCCGCCGACCCCGACGCGGGGCTGCTCAACTTCCGCAAGGTCTCGGACGCGCTCGGCAAGACCCCCTGGTATCTGCGACTGCTGCGGGACGAGGGCGCCGCCGCCGAGAACCTGGCCCGCGTCCTGTCCGCCGGACGGCTCGCCCCCGACCTGCTGCTGCGGGCGCCCGAAGCCGTGGCACTCCTCGGTAACGGCTCCGGCGGCGGGCTCGTGTCCCGTACCCGCGCCCACCTGGAGCAGGAGATCCTCTCCGCGGTGGGCCGGGCCGGCAAGGGAGAGGCCGCGGTCACCGCCGCGCGCGGCGTACGGCGGCGCGAGCTGTTCCGTACGGCCGCCATCGACATCGTCGGCTCCTACGGCACCGAGGAGACGCCGGCCAACGCCGACCAGGGCGCGCTCGTCGACCTCGTCGGAGGCGCCATCTCGGACCTCACGGCGGCGACGATCGCCGGCACCCTGCGCGCCGTCGTCCGCGACGGCTGGGGCGAGACACTGCCCACCCGCTTCACCGTCATCGGCATGGGCCGCTTCGGCGGCCACGAGATGGGGTACGGATCCGACGCCGACGTGCTCTTCGTGCACGAGCCCCGGGAGGGCGTGGGCGACGAGGAGGCCGCGCGGGCCGCCAACACCGTCGTCTCCGAGATGCGCAGGCTGCTGCAGATCCCCAGCGCCGACCCGCCGCTGCTCATCGACGCCGACCTGCGTCCCGAGGGCAAGTCCGGACCGCTCGTACGGACGCTGAAGTCGTACGAGGCCTACTACCGGCGCTGGTCGCTCGGATGGGAGTCGCAGGCGCTGCTGCGGGCCGAAGTCGTGGCGGGGGACGAGGAGTTGGGGCGGCGGTTCCTCGACCTCGCCGATCCGCTGCGGTATCCGGCGGAAGGGCTCGGGGAGGACGCCGTACGGGAGATCCGGCGGCTCAAGGCGCGGATGGAGACCGAGCGGATGCCCCGTGGGGCGGATCCCACGCTGCACACCAAGCTGGGGCGGGGCGGGCTGTCCGACGTGGAGTGGACCGTGCAGTTGACGCAGTTGCGGCACGGGTGGGCGGAGCCGGGGCTGCGGACGACGCGTACGCGGGAGGCGCTGGCCGCCGCGTGTGCGGCGGAGCTGATCTCCGGGGAGGACGCGGCGACGCTCGACGAGGCGTGGGTGCTGGCCACCCGGGTGCGGAACGCGGTGATGCTGGTGCGGGGACGGGCGGGCGACACGTTTCCCTCCGACGGGCGGGAGCTGGCCGCCGTGGGCCGGTATCTGGGGTACGGCCCCGGGCATGTCGGGGACATGCTGGACGACTACCGTCGGACGACTCGGCGGGCACGGGCGGTGGTGGACGAGCTGTTCTACGGCACACACTGA